One region of Miscanthus floridulus cultivar M001 chromosome 19, ASM1932011v1, whole genome shotgun sequence genomic DNA includes:
- the LOC136527098 gene encoding dynamin-2A-like: protein MEAMEELSELAESMRQAASLLADDDPSDDAAPRRPTTFLNAVALGNVGAGKSAVLNSLIGHPVLPTGENGATRAPIVVELQREPGLSSKAIVLQIDSKSQQVSASALRHSLQDRLSKGASGGSVRGRADEIYLKLRTSTAPSLKLIDLPGIDQRAVDDSMINEYAGHNDAILLVVIPAMQAADVASSRALRLAKDIDSDGTRTVGVISKVDQANGDAKTIACVQALLSNKGPKNLPDIEWVALIGQSVAIASAQSVGSENSLETAWRAEAESLKNILTGVSQNKLGRTALVDTIAKQIRKRMKVRVPNLLSGLQGKSQMVQDELARLGESMVQSPEGTRAVALELCREFEDKFLAHITSGEGSGWKIVASFEGKFPDRIKQLPLDRHFDLNNVKRIVLEADGYQPYLISPEKGLRSLIKIVLEMAKEPSRLCVEEVHRVLLDIVNASANATPGLGRYPPFKREVVAIASNALETFKNDAKKMVVALVDMERAFVPPQHFIRLVQRRMERQRREDELRNRSSKKTQEAEQSTSKRASSPQTDAEQGGGSLKSMKDKSGQQDKDAKEGSNLQVAGPAGEITAGYLLKKSAKTNGWSKRWFVLNEKSGKLGYTKKQEERHFRGVITLEECNLEEVEEEEPSKSSKDSKKANGSEKTPSLVFKITNRVAYKTVLKAHSAVVLKAESMADKVEWVNKIKAVIQSKGGSFKGPSTEGGSMRQSNSDGALDTMSRRPADPEEELRWMSQEVRGYVEAVLNSLAANVPKAIVLCQVEKAKEDMLNQLYSSISGQSNAKIEELLQEDHNAKRRREKYQKQSSLLSKLTRQLSIHDNRASVSSYSNDTPEAESPRTPSRSGEDWRSAFDSASNGPVAASKNSESRSRSADGRSRRYENGDVSSGANSGSRRTPNRLPPAPPKY from the exons ATGGAGGCCATGGAGGAGCTGTCGGAGCTCGCCGAGTCGATGCGCCAGGCGGCGTCGCTCCTCGCCGACGACGACCCCTCCGacgacgccgcgccacgccgcCCCACCACCTTCCTCAACGCCGTCGCCCTCGGCAACGTC GGCGCTGGCAAGTCGGCCGTGTTGAACAGCCTCATCGGCCACCCGGTCCTG CCGACGGGGGAGAACGGGGCGACGCGGGCGCCTATAGTGGTTGAACTTCAGAGGGAGCCGGGGCTCAGCAGCAAGGCCATCGTTCTGCAGATCGACAGCAAGTCGCAGCAGGTCTCCGCGA GTGCCCTCCGGCATTCACTGCAGGACAGACTCAGTAAGGGGGCGTCTGGTGGATCAGTGAGGGGCCGTGCTGATGAAATTTACCTCAAGCTGCGGACGAGTACAG CTCCCTCATTAAAGTTGATTGATTTACCTGGGATAGACCAGCGAGCTGTTGATGATTCCATG ATCAATGAGTATGCTGGGCACAATGATGCAATACTGCTCGTTGTCATACCTGCAATGCAAGCTGCTGATGTCGCATCGTCTCGAGCTCTGAGGTTGGCCAAGGATATCGATTCAGATG GGACAAGAACTGTTGGTGTTATAAGCAAAGTTGATCAAGCAAATGGAGATGCAAAAACTATAGCTTGTGTTCAGGCCCTATTGTCGAACAAGGGTCCAAAAAATCTTCCTGACATCGAGTGGGTTGCTCTAATTGGACAATCTGTTGCGATTGCGTCAGCACAATCAGTTGGGTCTGAAAACTCGCTAGAAACAGCTTGGCGAGCTGAAGCTGAAAGCCTGAAAAACATCTTAACTGGAGTTTCTCAGAATAAGCTTGGTAGAACTGCTTTGGTTGATACAATTGCTAAGCAAATCCGTAAAAGAATGAAAGTGCGGGTTCCTAACCTATTGAGTGG CCTTCAGGGTAAGTCTCAAATGGTGCAAGATGAACTGGCAAGGCTGGGAGAATCTATGGTACAAAGTCCCGAAGGAACCCGGGCAGTTGCTTTGGAGCTGTGCCGAGAATTTGAGGACAAGTTTCTTGCTCACATAACATCTGGTGAG GGATCTGGTTGGAAAATTGTTGCAAGTTTTGAAGGCAAGTTTCCAGACAGAATTAAACAGCTACCATTGGACCGACATTTCGATCTGAACAATGTCAAAAGG ATTGTCTTGGAAGCCGATGGTTATCAACCATATTTGATATCTCCAGAGAAAGGGTTGAGATCCTTAATAAAAATAGTACTGGAAATGGCAAAGGAACCATCACGACTATGTGTTGAAGAG GTTCATCGTGTATTGTTAGACATAGTCAATGCTTCCGCAAATGCCACACCAGGACTTGGAAGGTATCCTCCATTCAAGCGTGAG GTTGTTGCAATAGCATCAAATGCATTGGAGACCTTTAAAAATGATGCAAAAAAGATGGTTGTCGCGCTTGTTGATATGGAACGTGCATTTGTTCCTCCCCAACATTTCATCCGCTTAGTGCAAAGAAG AATGGAAAGGCAGCGTCGGGAGGATGAGTTAAGAAATCGATCTTCTAAGAAAACACAGGAAGCTGAACAGTCAACATCTAAGAGG GCCTCCAGTCCCCAAACAGATGCTGAGCAAGGTGGTGGCAGCTTAAAATCAATGAAAGACAAATCTGGCCAGCAAGATAAAGACGCAAAAGAGGGATCAAATTTGCAggttgctggtcctgctggtgaAATTACTGCAG GTTACCTCTTAAAGAAAAGCGCAAAAACTAATGGGTGGAGCAAAAGATGGTTTGTTCTTAATGAGAAGAGTGGAAAG CTTGGGTACACAAAGAAACAAGAGGAGAGACATTTTCGTGGTGTCATCACTCTTGAG GAGTGCAACcttgaggaggtagaggaggaagaaCCTTCTAAAAGTTCAAAAGACTCAAAAAAGGCAAATGGATCAGAAAAAACACCAAGTCTTGTATTTAAGATTACTAACAGGGTTGCATACAAAACAGTCCTAAAAG CTCATAGTGCTGTTGTGTTAAAGGCTGAGAGCATGGCTGACAAGGTCGAGTGGGTAAATAAGATCAAAGCTGTTATTCAGAGCAAAGGGGGTTCTTTCAAGGGTCCAAGTACTGAGGGTGGTTCTATGAGGCAAAGCAATTCGGATGGCGCTTTA gatactatgtcACGGAGACCTGCTGATCCTGAAGAAGAACTTAGATGGATGTCTCAAGAAGTTCGTGGTTATGTTGAGGCTGTTTTGAATAGTCTGGCAGCAAATGTTCCGAAG GCTATTGTGCTTTGCCAAGTGGAGAAAGCAAAGGAAGACATGCTTAACCAGCTATACAGCTCGATAAG CGGGCAAAGCAATGCTAAGATTGAAGAGCTTCTTCAAGAGGACCATAATGCTAAGCGCAGAAGGGAGAAGTACCAAAAACAATCATCACTCCTGTCAAAACTTACTCGTCAACTCAGTATCCATGACAACAGGGCATCTGTTTCCTCTTATTCTAATGACACCCCTGAAGCTG AGAGCCCTCGAACACCGAGTCGCTCGGGTGAGGACTGGAGGTCTGCCTTTGATTCCGCATCAAATGGGCCTGTTGCTGCAAGCAAAAACAGTGAATCAAGGTCCAGAAGTGCTGATGGTCGCAGTCGGCGCTACGAGAACGGGGATGTGAGCTCAGGTGCCAACTCTGGCAGCCGGCGCACACCGAACCGGTTGCCACCAGCTCCGCCAAAATACTAA